A stretch of DNA from Aurantiacibacter atlanticus:
CAGCACCACTGGTTCATCGCCACCAGAATGACGATCCGACCGAGTCCTTCAATACAATGGAAACCCCCGGGGCAATCCTACGCATAGGACTGGCGCATGGGTCGATCGTAGATTTTGGTGCTCAAGGCGAGACAAAGAACCAGATCGCTCCCGATCGCGCCGCACGCTCCGGGCTCGACTATCTCGCACTTGGTGACTGGCACGGCTTACTGCAGGTAAATTCCCGCACATGGTATTCAGGAACGCCAGAGGTTGACCGGTTTCAGCGCGATGAACCTGGCAAAGCGCTGCTTGTCGAACTCGAACAAGGTGCTGAACCGATCGTCACCGAACTCCGGACTGGCAAGTATCAGTGGTTGAAGCGCGATTGGCGCGTGGACGATTTCGCCGGATTTGAAGCGGAACGCGCGCAGCTTCTTGACGCGTGCGATCCTGCCGCAACGCTTGTTCGAATGACGCTGACCGGCATCACGTCACTAACCGACCGCGTCGCCATGCTGAGTGCGCTCGAGGACGATCTCGCGCACAGGTTCCGCTATTTCTCCTATTCGGCGACTGACCTTGTAGCGAAGCCCAGCGACGACGATTTGGCAGCATTCGCCGCCGAAGGGATATTGGGAGCAGCAGCATCGACGCTCAATGCTCGTATCCAGGAGGATGGGCCGGAAAGCCTGATCGCGCGACGAGCGCTTGAACGGCTTTTTGTCGAACACGCGAAGGTAATCGGCTCATGAGCATGCAACTCGAACGCATCGTCGCGACCAACTTCCGGAAGTTTCGCGATCCCATGGTCGTCGAGGGTCTCGGGAGTGGTCTCAACGTTGTAATCGAACCCAATGAAACCGGCAAATCGACATTGCTCGAAGCCCTTCGTGCTGGCCTCTTCGTTCGGCACGGGACGAAGAGCCAGCTTGCGCAATCCTTCATGCCTTTCGGCGAAAACGTAGCGCCCGAGGTCGAAATTGAATTTCAGATCGACGGAGAGCGTTGGCACGTCGCCAAGAAATTCCTCAAATCGCCAGTACTTGAAGTCCGTGGGCCGAAAGGACGCACTTCAGGCGATGCGGCGGAAGAACAATTACAGGCTTTGCTGGGATTCGAGCGCAGCACGAGCCGTGACGCCGATCTGGACTCATATGGTGCCTTGGGCTTGCTTTGGGTCGGACAAGGTGATGCGCTTTCCGTAAGAGCACCGGGCGAAATCGTGCGCAATAGCATACGCTCGACCTTGGAAGCGGAAGTTGGCTCGATCATGGGTGGAGCGACGCACGATGCTGTCCGTGCCGCCGTCGACAAGCAATTCGCGGACAACTGGACACCCGGCGGTTCGATTGGCGGCCGACAAAAATCGGCGCGCGATGCTGCGCAAACGGCGCGAGATGCAGCGGATCAGGCCGCATCTGATCTCGCGGCGCTGGAACGTTCATTCGCGGAGCTTGCCGACAAACAAGCGCGTATGAAGGTTTTGAAACGTGAATTGGCGGACGAGCGCGATGTGCAAGCGCGTGCCGACCTCGTGAAGTCTCTCGAAACGGCTCGGGCAGCCACCCTGATGCTCGGCCAGCGCAAAGCGGAACGCTCGGCGGCGCAGGCAGATGCAGACGCACTTGGCGAGTTCGCCGAACGCCATAAGAACGCTCTGAAAGTGAAAACGGAAGCCACTGATGCATTAGCCGATGCAAATACAAAACGGGCCAAGGTCGAGGCGGAAGTCGCGGATGCGAAAGAAAAGGAGGAGAGCGCGAGGCAGGCGCTGTCATCAGCCCGCGATGTCCGCGCAGTCGATAAATCTGCGTTAGCCGATGCTCGGCTCCTCGCCACCGCCGCTTCTCGACATTTGGCGATTGCTGACGCGAAAAGACGACATGAAAAGCTCGTAGAGCTAGAGACAGAGCTTGCACACGCAAGAAAGATCGAAGCGAGTGGCATCGATCCGCAGACGATGAAGTCGCTGGAATCCCTCGAACGGAACGTCGCAACCGCCTCTGCCGAGCTATCTGCTGGCTCCACCACCATCGAACTGGTGGGCGAAGCGCCACACATCACTGTCGATGGGAATGAATTTGGCGACGGTCCGCGCACGATCGTCCAGGAGACTAGGATTGTTCTGGGCGGCGGAGCCGAACTGGTTGTCAAACCGCCGCGCGGCACCGCGAGTGCGCGGGCTAGTTTGGACGATTTGAACGCGCGGCTAGAATCGGAGCTATCTCAACTTGGCGCTGCGAATGTTTCTGAAGCGCGGGCGCGCGTTGACGCTGCTCGCGATGCGAAAGCGAGTGTTGCTGCGCTCGATGCTCGGATCGAAGCGATTACCCCTGCAGCGCCGACGCTAGACCTCGGCGCCGGGGCTGACGCCTTAAGGAAATTTGTCGCGACAATCGCCGACAGCGACACAGCAGCATCTTCTACAATTCCCGATATCGTCGAATTGGAGAAGCATCTAGAAGATGCTGAGGAAGGTCTCGCGACCGCCGATGGCACTCATCAGGCCGCCCTTGAAGCCTTGCGAAAGGCTGAAGAGAAGCACCGCCCACTCGCCACAGCAGAAACCTCGGCACGTTCCACTCTCGCTAGCGCCACGCAGCAGATCGCTACAATTGAAGCAGACCCGCGCTTCGCAAACTTGGAGGCGGACCTGCTCGACGCGCGCAAAAAAGCGGCCGGTGCGGATGTCGCATGGCATAAGGCTCAAGAGAACGCAGGTTCTCTCGATCCCGACGCCATAGAGCGGCAAATAGAGAAGATCGACAAGCGCGCGGAGTCCGCCCGAACGCAAGCCACCGAACTTCAGTTGGAGATCGCGAGGCTCGAAGCCACGATTGAAACCGAGGGCGGAAAGGGGCTCGCCGAAGCAGCAGCAAGGGCAGAGGAAGAGGCGGAGGCTGCGCAGAGGTCATTCGATCGCTTAAGCGAAGAAGCTGCAACGGTGAAACTGTTGCGCGGCGC
This window harbors:
- a CDS encoding metallophosphoesterase family protein, whose translation is MFRFIHTADWQLGKPYAWAEPEVRSALTDARFDAIDTIGQMASEHSATHVLVAGDVFDTEGPDPRTIVQALSRMERHPCRWWLLPGNHDFVRAGGLWDRIEARLPGNVSLIPEARPSELDDGVWLLPAPLVHRHQNDDPTESFNTMETPGAILRIGLAHGSIVDFGAQGETKNQIAPDRAARSGLDYLALGDWHGLLQVNSRTWYSGTPEVDRFQRDEPGKALLVELEQGAEPIVTELRTGKYQWLKRDWRVDDFAGFEAERAQLLDACDPAATLVRMTLTGITSLTDRVAMLSALEDDLAHRFRYFSYSATDLVAKPSDDDLAAFAAEGILGAAASTLNARIQEDGPESLIARRALERLFVEHAKVIGS
- a CDS encoding AAA family ATPase, whose protein sequence is MSMQLERIVATNFRKFRDPMVVEGLGSGLNVVIEPNETGKSTLLEALRAGLFVRHGTKSQLAQSFMPFGENVAPEVEIEFQIDGERWHVAKKFLKSPVLEVRGPKGRTSGDAAEEQLQALLGFERSTSRDADLDSYGALGLLWVGQGDALSVRAPGEIVRNSIRSTLEAEVGSIMGGATHDAVRAAVDKQFADNWTPGGSIGGRQKSARDAAQTARDAADQAASDLAALERSFAELADKQARMKVLKRELADERDVQARADLVKSLETARAATLMLGQRKAERSAAQADADALGEFAERHKNALKVKTEATDALADANTKRAKVEAEVADAKEKEESARQALSSARDVRAVDKSALADARLLATAASRHLAIADAKRRHEKLVELETELAHARKIEASGIDPQTMKSLESLERNVATASAELSAGSTTIELVGEAPHITVDGNEFGDGPRTIVQETRIVLGGGAELVVKPPRGTASARASLDDLNARLESELSQLGAANVSEARARVDAARDAKASVAALDARIEAITPAAPTLDLGAGADALRKFVATIADSDTAASSTIPDIVELEKHLEDAEEGLATADGTHQAALEALRKAEEKHRPLATAETSARSTLASATQQIATIEADPRFANLEADLLDARKKAAGADVAWHKAQENAGSLDPDAIERQIEKIDKRAESARTQATELQLEIARLEATIETEGGKGLAEAAARAEEEAEAAQRSFDRLSEEAATVKLLRGALEDARLETSQTYVGPIARRAKRHIERLLPGCDLSFTEDLQLHSITRAGTEEGCSNLSRGTQEQLAVLTRLAFADMLLEKGRPVSLILDDPLVYSDDSRLDLMSDILTEAAERMQVILLTCRERAFRHLGGTHIAIG